In Vigna unguiculata cultivar IT97K-499-35 chromosome 3, ASM411807v1, whole genome shotgun sequence, a single genomic region encodes these proteins:
- the LOC114175642 gene encoding putative clathrin assembly protein At4g40080 → MTKLTHLIGIIKDKASQSKAALLSKRTTLSLLRATSHDCSAPPTSKHLDMLLSSGDGPRATASAAVEVLMDRLQGTNNAAVALKCLIAVHYIIRRGSFILQDQLSVYPNSGGRNYLNLSHFRHTTDPTTWQLSSWVRWFAQHIEQLLCASRVLGFFLGTAGDKENREDRASGLCNGDLLSEFDSLVALVEGLCKRPEPNGNLLVEEIVKLARGDWGVVQAEVRVRLNEFKERFGGFKFGEAVELVCCLKRLEQCEEKMLDTMDEARDLKLWDMVTLVKDMAEIELYREESKLRRDTPKVRVSESDRFSGRVLSNRHLLLFPSGRLL, encoded by the coding sequence ATGACAAAACTCACGCACCTAATTGGGATAATCAAGGACAAAGCGTCGCAGAGCAAGGCGGCGCTACTCTCCAAACGCACCACGCTCTCCTTGCTACGCGCCACCAGCCACGACTGTTCCGCGCCCCCAACGAGCAAGCACCTGGACATGCTCCTCTCGTCGGGGGACGGGCCACGCGCCACAGCCTCAGCCGCGGTGGAGGTTCTGATGGACCGGCTGCAGGGAACGAACAACGCCGCCGTGGCACTCAAGTGCCTGATCGCCGTCCACTACATCATCCGCCGCGGCAGCTTCATCCTCCAGGATCAGCTCTCGGTCTACCCCAACTCCGGCGGCAGAAACTACCTCAACCTCTCCCACTTCCGACACACCACCGACCCCACCACGTGGCAGCTCTCCTCCTGGGTGCGGTGGTTCGCACAGCACATCGAGCAGCTTCTCTGCGCCTCCCGCGTCCTGGGATTCTTCCTCGGAACCGCCGGCGACAAAGAGAACAGAGAAGACAGAGCGTCGGGTCTCTGCAACGGCGATTTGTTGAGCGAGTTTGACTCTCTGGTGGCTCTGGTCGAAGGGCTTTGCAAGAGGCCCGAGCCCAACGGGAACCTCTTGGTGGAGGAGATTGTGAAGCTGGCGCGTGGGGATTGGGGCGTGGTGCAGGCTGAGGTGCGCGTGAGGTTGAACGAGTTTAAGGAGAGGTTCGGGGGGTTTAAGTTTGGGGAAGCGGTTGAGTTAGTTTGCTGTTTGAAGAGGTTGGAACAGTGCGAAGAAAAGATGTTGGATACTATGGATGAGGCAAGAGACTTGAAATTGTGGGATATGGTAACCCTAGTGAAGGACATGGCTGAGATTGAACTCTACAGAGAAGAGAGTAAATTGCGGAGAGACACCCCAAAAGTAAGGGTCAGTGAGTCCGACCGGTTTTCGGGTCGGGTTCTCAGTAACCGTCACCTTCTCTTGTTTCCCTCCGGCAGATTGTTGTAA
- the LOC114175605 gene encoding uncharacterized protein LOC114175605, whose product MMKLHHNLPISAYFPLKKKMAYHDYNWNHYGWRRPSEEYPVYDPPVQGHHHKGHVAFRNIYEDTVDEAEANNFEQSHETTGFNHNHRAYKSVDQEADAFIQYEHNRMEMARLMSTRGV is encoded by the coding sequence atgatgaagcTGCACCACAACTTACCCATTTCTGCATATTTccctttgaaaaaaaaaatggcataCCATGACTACAACTGGAACCATTATGGGTGGCGCCGCCCCTCTGAGGAGTACCCTGTGTACGACCCTCCAGTGCAAGGGCATCATCACAAGGGTCACGTGGCATTCAGAAACATCTATGAAGACACTGTAGATGAAGCAGAAGCCAATAACTTTGAGCAAAGTCATGAAACTACCGGCTTTAACCATAATCACAGGGCTTACAAAAGCGTGGATCAAGAAGCTGATGCCTTTATTCAGTATGAGCACAATAGAATGGAAATGGCTAGGCTCATGTCAACAAGGGGTGTCTGA
- the LOC114175793 gene encoding protein MIZU-KUSSEI 1-like, which produces MESGVTTVDCEKQVRSWRLLRSLMQLLVPTCNCATILEDRDVTNECLQNPTKYYSPSLVMNSTTITGTIFGYRKGKVSFCIQANANSNPILLLELAVPTTILAKEMREGTLRIAFESGGDGEDNNSKNKNTNSLLSTPLWTMYCNGRKVGYAVKRRASNTDFEALRLMRSVVVGTGVVKCKKEDGEVMYLRGSFERVRGSENCESFHLIDPEGDMDQELSVFFLRSR; this is translated from the coding sequence ATGGAGAGTGGCGTCACTACAGTTGACTGCGAGAAACAAGTTAGATCATGGAGGCTGCTACGTTCTCTCATGCAACTCTTAGTTCCCACATGCAACTGTGCCACCATTCTAGAAGACCGAGATGTAACAAACGAGTGCCTCCAAAACCCCACCAAATATTACTCACCATCACTCGTGATGAACTCCACCACCATCACAGGCACCATTTTCGGATACCGTAAAGGAAAGGTGAGCTTCTGCATTCAGGCAAACGCCAACTCCAACCCTATTCTCCTCCTGGAGTTGGCGGTTCCGACAACCATCTTGGCCAAGGAAATGAGAGAAGGAACACTGAGAATTGCTTTTGAGAGTGGTGGTGACGGCGAGGACAACAATAGTAAAAACAAGAACACGAACTCACTTTTGTCGACCCCTCTGTGGACTATGTACTGTAATGGGAGGAAAGTGGGGTATGCCGTTAAGCGTAGAGCGTCGAACACTGATTTTGAAGCGTTGAGGTTGATGCGTTCGGTTGTGGTCGGAACTGGGGTGGTGAAGTGCAAGAAAGAAGATGGTGAAGTGATGTACCTTAGAGGGAGCTTTGAGAGGGTTCGTGGGTCAGAAAACTGTGAATCGTTTCACTTGATTGATCCAGAAGGGGACATGGATCAGGAGCttagtgttttctttttaaggtcCAGGtga
- the LOC114177842 gene encoding uncharacterized protein LOC114177842 translates to MWWMMGEAGGNYSSKKTDDLCSNVCGQESSQVSSMSRVRCILRGLDVKTYIFMFAVVPMCIFGFYIHGQKISYFLRPLWEKAPKPFNIIPHYYNENVTMENLCRLHGWGVREYPRRVYDAVLFSNELEILTLRWRELYPYITDFVLLESNSTFTGLPKPLVFQSNREQFKFIEPRLTYGTIGGRFKKGENPFVEEAYQRVALDQLLKIAGISDDDLLIMSDVDEIPSAHTINLLRWCDEVPSILHLQLKNYLYSFEFRVDDKSWRASIHRYQTGKTRYAHYRQSDDMLADAGWHCSFCFRRISDFVFKMKAYSHYDRVRFSHYLNPDRIQKVICKGADLFDMLPEEYTFKDIIGKMGPIPHSYSAVHLPAFLLENAEKYKFLLPGNCERER, encoded by the exons ATGTGGTGGATGATGGGTGAGGCTGGAGGGAATTACTCTTCTAAGAAGACCGATGATCTGTGCAGCAATGTTTGTGGTCAG GAATCAAGTCAAGTTTCAAGCATGTCAAGGGTTCGTTGCATTCTGCGTGGTTTGGATGTTAAAACCTATATCTTCATGTTTGCGGTTGTCCCAATGTGCATCTTTGGATTCTACATACATGGGCAAAAGATCTCATACTTTCTGAGGCCCCTATGGGAAAAAGCACCAAAGCCTTTCAACATCATCCCTCATTACTATAACGAAAATGTGACCATGGAGAATCTCTGCAGACTTCATGGCTGGGGAGTCCGGGAATATCCTAGACGTGTTTATGATGCCGTGTTGTTTAGTAATGAGTTGGAAATACTAACCCTGCGATGGAGAGAACTCTACCCTTACATAACTGATTTTGTTCTCCTTGAGTCAAATTCTACCTTCACCGGATTGCCCAAGCCTCTGGTTTTCCAAAGCAATAGGGAGCAGTTCAAATTTATCGAGCCACGGTTAACTTATGGTACTATTGGTGGGAGATTTAAGAAGGGGGAAAACCCATTTGTTGAGGAGGCATATCAGCGTGTAGCATTGGATCAGCTCCTGAAGATAGCTGGTATTAGTGATGATGATTTGTTGATTATGTCTGATGTGGATGAGATACCAAGCGCTCACACTATTAATCTCCTGAGGTGGTGTGATGAAGTACCCTCAATCCTTCATCTGCAGCTGAAAAACTATCTCTATTCATTTGAATTTCGCGTGGATGATAAGAGTTGGAGGGCTTCAATTCACAGGTATCAGACTGGGAAGACAAGGTATGCACATTATCGCCAATCTGATGACATGCTGGCTGATGCTGGGTGGCATTGTAGCTTTTGCTTCCGTCGGATCAGTGATTTCGTTTTCAAGATGAAAGCCTATAGCCACTATGATAGAGTCAGATTCTCTCACTATTTAAATCCTGATAGAATTCAGAAGGTGATATGCAAAGGTGCAGATTTGTTTGATATGCTGCCGGAGGAGTACACTTTCAAGGATATCATTGGGAAAATGGGACCAATACCACATTCCTATTCTGCAGTTCATCTTCCTGCATTTCTTCTGGAAAATGCTGAGAAGTATAAATTTCTTTTGCCTGGAAATTGCGAAAGAGAAAGATGA
- the LOC114177890 gene encoding E3 ubiquitin-protein ligase RING1-like, which yields MSPPKTPDVGEPKHPLEEHHRHVVHLALVLTACIVGVFMFLFTVSTLIRYFYSRRYNRRPNGTRDTPILFDLNGDSPTANNDDDVAADQDDDLAPVHHVWYIRTAGLQQSLIDSITVFKYRKNEGIIDSSECSVCLGEFQHDETLRLLPKCSHAFHVPCIDTWLRSHKNCPLCRAPVVHDETGAVDQNVQIGSHVSVSDHQNQNREVPAEDSDDGAGLEDGGGSGESSGGTETQPLRRSVSMDVSSASNSMLRDVGVDIDTPYGEKVSSSKIHMSITEKHGSSSSSSSSSSTTIHKLASFGRALQKGPVSMRRSFSHNRKFLFSTHYRSQSSTLPL from the coding sequence ATGTCTCCTCCTAAAACCCCAGATGTCGGTGAACCCAAACATCCCCTAGAAGAACATCATAGACATGTTGTTCATCTAGCGTTGGTTTTGACAGCATGCATAGTTGGCGTGTTCATGTTTCTCTTCACCGTCTCCACACTCATAAGGTACTTTTATTCCAGGAGATATAACCGCAGACCCAATGGAACAAGAGACACGCCCATATTGTTCGATTTGAACGGAGATTCTCCCACTGCGAACAACGACGATGACGTGGCGGCGGACCAAGATGACGACTTGGCGCCGGTCCACCACGTGTGGTACATCCGCACCGCCGGTCTCCAACAGTCGCTGATAGACTCCATCACCGTCTTCAAATACAGGAAAAACGAAGGAATCATAGACAGCTCCGAATGTTCCGTGTGCCTCGGGGAGTTCCAACACGACGAAACCCTCAGGTTGTTGCCCAAGTGCAGCCACGCGTTCCACGTGCCTTGCATTGACACGTGGCTCCGGTCGCACAAAAACTGTCCCCTGTGTCGCGCGCCTGTGGTCCACGATGAAACTGGAGCCGTCGATCAGAATGTTCAGATTGGTTCACACGTGTCTGTGTCTGATCATCAGAATCAGAACCGTGAGGTTCCGGCGGAGGATTCTGATGATGGGGCTGGATTAGAAGATGGTGGTGGTTCTGGTGAGTCCTCCGGTGGAACAGAAACGCAGCCTCTGAGAAGATCGGTTTCGATGGATGTTTCTTCTGCTTCAAATTCAATGCTTCGTGATGTGGGAGTGGATATAGACACCCCTTATGGAGAAAAAGTGAGTTCCAGTAAGATTCATATGAGTATCACAGAGAAACATGGAAGTTCAAGTTCAAGTTCAAGTTCAAGTTCAACCACGATTCACAAGTTGGCTTCATTTGGACGTGCGTTGCAAAAGGGACCAGTCTCAATGAGAAGATCGTTTTCACATAACAGGAAATTTTTGTTCTCCACACACTACAGGAGTCAGAGTTCTACTCTTCCATTGTGA
- the LOC114175604 gene encoding uncharacterized protein LOC114175604 yields the protein MYGGNDQKMVTATRSFAVKKPNESMRQIVLLFVGGFLGLIIGLSLPPLSITKLNLPYGFLHFSCVQEKYIDSSTSSQDQFQSDPTKIWVPTNPRGAERLPPGIVKAESDLFLRRLSGTPSEDLTFIPKYLVTFTVGYEQKKNIDAAVKKFSKDFTILLFHYDGRTTEWDEFEWSKQAIHVSVPKQTKWWYAKRFLHPDIVAPYEYIFMWDEDLGVENFNAEEYLKLVRKYGLEISQPALEPSKSTKGVCWNMTRKRENSEVHKEAVEAGRCKYPLLPPCAAFVEIMAPVFSRNAWRCVWYMIQNEFVHGWGLDFSFRKCVEPAHEKIGVVDAQWIVHQGIPSLGNQGEAQTNGKPAWRAVKERCGMEWRMFQGRLTNAERGYYKSKGIDFSNLLVHN from the exons ATGTATGGAGGAAACGATCAGAAAATGGTGACAGCAACTCGCAG TTTTGCTGTTAAGAAGCCGAATGAAAGTATGAGACAGATTGTGTTACTTTTTGTTGGAGGATTTTTGGGCTTAATCATAGGATTATCACTCCCACCACTGTCCATAACAAAG TTGAATCTCCCATATGGCTTTCTTCATTTCTCTTGTGTACAGGAAAAGTATATAGATAGCAGCACCTCATCCCAAGATCAGTTTCAAAGTGACCCAACAAAG ATTTGGGTTCCAACAAATCCAAGAGGGGCAGAAAGATTACCTCCTGGGATTGTTAAAGCAGAATCGGACTTATTTTTGCGAAGATTGTCTGGTACTCCTAGTGAG GATTTAACCTTTATACCGAAGTATCTTGTGACCTTCACTGTTGGGTATGAGCAGAAAAAGAATATCGATGCAGCTGTGAAAAAG TTTTCAAAGGATTTCACAATCCTTCTATTTCATTATGATGGCCGAACAACGGAATGGGATGAGTTTGAGTGGTCAAAACAGGCAATTCATGTCAGTGTTCCCAAACAAACCAAATG GTGGTATGCCAAGAGGTTTCTACATCCGGACATTGTAGCACCATATGAGTATATTTTCATGTGGGATGAAGACCTAGGGGTTGAGAATTTCAATGCAGAAGA ATACCTAAAACTGGTGAGGAAGTATGGCTTGGAGATATCACAGCCTGCATTGGAACCTAGTAAAAGTACAAAAGGGGTGTGTTGGAATATGAcaaggaaaagagaaaacagTGAAGTTCACAA AGAAGCAGTGGAAGCAGGAAGGTGCAAGTACCCTCTTCTACCTCCTTGTGCAGC GTTTGTTGAGATCATGGCTCCAGTGTTTTCACGAAATGCATGGCGCTGTGTGTGGTATATGATTCAG AATGAATTTGTGCATGGATGGggtcttgatttttcttttagaaaatgtGTTGAG CCTGCCCATGAGAAAATTGGAGTTGTTGATGCACAGTGGATTGTTCACCAAGGTATTCCCTCACTAGGAAATCAG GGAGAAGCACAGACTAATGGGAAACCTGCATGGCGAGCA GTGAAGGAGAGGTGTGGCATGGAGTGGAGAATGTTCCAGGGCAGATTGACTAACGCAGAAAGGGGATATTACAAGTCCAAGGGAATTGATTTTTCTAATTTGCTCGTTCATAATTAG
- the LOC114177889 gene encoding uncharacterized protein LOC114177889 → MAKTKISNLFVNLTSHYMLPKSNTIRQTLVDRPSSHKDRFPFSLFRFFRRFIPSRKLDGGSKTEDEEKVYSWLYTLAQTDKNLVFEYVRSTERGLSFTEAERRLRENGPNVPLEYSFPRWWNLLWNALFHPFNIILIILSVMSFIARDSPNGFIMLVLVFISVTLRFYQEYSSSKAAMKLSEFVKCPIKVQRCAGRVVQKELVVQVDHRDVVPGDIVIFEPGDLFPGDIRLLSSKQLVVSQASLTGESWTTDKTADIREDYNTPLLDLKNICFMGTNVVSGTGTGLVVSTGSKTYMSTMFSIVGKKKPPDDFEKGLRWIFYLLISVILVVVTIMFVVTYLTSLNLTQSVLFAISVASVLNPQMLPLIINTCLAKGALAMAKDRCIVKSLTSIRDMGSMDILCIDKTGSLTMNHAIMVNHLDYRGLPQEKVLRYAFLNSYFKTDQKYPLDDAILAFVYSNGFRFRPSMWRKIDEIPFDFIRRRVSVIIETEDRHSEFFGRFMVTKGALLEVLKVCSFIENFEQDEISPFSSDDYQRILNLSEDISNEGLRILGVAIRKLEMEMPQTCETSNGSRREDEDVEKDMVFLGLITFFDPPKDTAKQALWRLCEKGVKAKVLTGDSLSLTTRVCREVGISIDHVITGPELELLDQDTFHETVKRATVLARLTPIQKLHVVQSLQTVGNHVVGFLGDGVNDSLALDAANVSISVDSGVAIAKDMADIILLEKDLNVLVAGVEHGRLSFGNTMKYVKMSVIANLGSVISLLIATLVFKYEPLTSTQLLTQNFIYSVGQIAIAWDKMDEEYVKTPHKSSERGLSMFIVWNGSVCTLCDVATLMLLWFYYKAYTDVTQKFFHTAWFIEGLLLQTLIIHLIRTEKIPFMQEVASWPVIFSTVVTSAIGIALPFTPIGKVMGFSLLPLSYFGLLFLLFLGYFIVGQLVKRLYILVYKRWL, encoded by the exons ATGGCAAAAACCAAAATTTCCAATCTCTTTGTCAATCTCACCAGTCATTACATGCTTCCTAAATCCAATACTATAAGGCAAACACTTGTAGACCGACCAAGTTCCCACAAAGATCGCTTTCCCTTTTCACTCTTTCGATTCTTTCGCCGCTTCATTCCTTCAA GAAAACTTGACGGAGGCTCAAAAACCGAGGACGAGGAGAAAGTCTACTCTTGGTTATACACTTTGGCTCAGACCGACAAGAACTTGGTCTTTGAGTACGTTAGGTCCACTGAAAGAG GCTTAAGTTTCACAGAAGCAGAGAGGAGACTTAGGGAAAATGGGCCAAATGTTCCACTTGAGTATTCCTTTCCAAGATGGTGGAATCTTCTATGGAACGCTCTTTTCCACCCTTTTAACATCATTCTGATTATTCTGTCAGTTATGTCATTCATTGCCCGTGACAGTCCAAATGGATTTATCATGCTAGTGTTGGTTTTCATCAGTGTCACCCTCCGTTTCTATCAG GAATACAGCAGCTCAAAAGCAGCAATGAAGCTTTCAGAATTTGTAAAATGTCCAATAAAAGTTCAAAGATGCGCTGGTAGAGTTGTTCAGAAAGAACTTGTTGTTCAAGTGGATCATAGGGATGTAGTTCCTGGTGATATTGTAATTTTTGAACCTGGAGACCTCTTTCCTGGAGATATCAGATTATTATCTTCAAAACAACTTGTTGTAAG CCAGGCCTCACTAACTGGGGAATCTTGGACAACAGACAAAACTGCTGATATCAGAGAAGACTACAACACTCCTTTGTTGGATTTAAAAAACATCTGTTTCATG GGCACAAACGTGGTATCAGGCACTGGAACAGGTCTAGTGGTTTCAACCGGATCCAAGACTTACATGAGCACCATGTTTTCAATAGTTGGGAAGAAGAAGCCACCAGATGATTTTGAAAAGGGTCTCAGATGGATATTTTACTTGCTTATTTCTGTCATTCTAGTAGTTGTTACCATCATGTTTGTGGTAACTTACTTGACATCTCTTAATTTGACCCAAAGCGTTCTTTTTGCCATCTCTGTTGCATCTGTCCTGAATCCTCAAATGCTTCCCCTCATCATCAACACATGCCTTGCAAAAGGAGCACTTGCTATGGCCAAAGACAGGTGCATAGTAAAGAGTTTAACATCTATACGCGATATGGGATCAAT GGATATTCTTTGTATTGACAAGACAGGCTCCCTTACAATGAATCATGCAATCATGGTTAATCATCTTGATTACAGGGGTTTACCCCAAGAAAAAGTTTTGCGCTATGCCTTCCTCAACTCTTACTTTAAGACCGATCAGAAGTATCCTCTGGATGATGCTATTCTGGCATTTGTATATTCAAATGGATTCAGGTTTCGGCCATCAATGTGGAGGAAGATAGATGAGATTCCTTTTGACTTCATCAGAAGAAGAGTATCTGTCATCATAGAAACAGAAGACAGACACTCAGAATTCTTTGGCCGGTTCATGGTAACAAAAGGAGCACTGTTAGAAGTATTGAAAGTTTGTTCTTTTATTGAGAATTTCGAACAAGATGAAATTTCCCCCTTCTCTTCCGATGATTATCAGCGTATTTTGAATCTCTCAGAAGATATTAGCAATGAAGGGTTAAGGATTCTAGGAGTAGCTATAAGGAAGCTGGAAATGGAAATG CCGCAAACGTGTGAAACAAGTAACGGAAGCAGGAGAGAAGACGAGGATGTCGAAAAAGACATGGTGTTCCTTGGTCTGATAACATTTTTCGACCCACCTAAGGACACAGCAAAGCAAGCACTGTGGCGGTTGTGTGAGAAGGGAGTGAAAGCAAAGGTTTTAACTGGCGATTCCCTCTCCCTGACAACAAGGGTATGCAGAGAAGTTGGAATAAGCATCGATCATGTAATAACAGGTCCTGAACTAGAGCTACTTGACCAAGACACGTTTCATGAGACAGTGAAAAGAGCCACAGTACTAGCACGTCTCACTCCAATTCAGAAACTCCATGTGGTGCAATCCTTGCAAACGGTTGGAAACCATGTTGTTGGGTTCTTGGGAGATGGAGTGAATGATTCACTGGCTTTGGATGCTGCGAATGTAAGCATTTCTGTGGATTCAGGAGTGGCCATTGCAAAAGACATGGCAGATATTATCTTGCTTGAGAAAGATCTGAACGTGCTTGTTGCGGGAGTGGAGCACGGAAGACTGAGTTTTGGCAACACAATGAAGTATGTTAAGATGTCAGTGATTGCTAACTTGGGAAGTGTGATTTCACTGCTGATAGCAACACTGGTGTTCAAGTACGAGCCCTTAACTTCTACACAGCTTCTGACTCAGAATTTCATCTACAGTGTGGGACAGATTGCCATAGCCTGGGACAAGATGGATGAAGAGTATGTGAAGACACCTCACAAATCCTCAGAAAGAGGGTTGTCGATGTTCATAGTGTGGAATGGATCAGTGTGCACTCTGTGTGATGTTGCAACACTCATGCTTCTTTGGTTTTATTACAAGGCTTACACTGATGTGACTCAGAAGTTTTTTCATACAGCTTGGTTCATTGAAGGTCTTCTGTTGCAGACCCTGATCATCCACTTGATCAGGACTGAGAAAATCCCTTTCATGCAGGAGGTTGCATCTTGGCCTGTGATTTTCTCCACTGTTGTCACTTCTGCCATTGGAATTGCTCTTCCTTTCACACCCATTGGGAAGGTCATGGGATTCTCCCTTCTTCCTCTCTCATATTTCGgacttttgtttcttctttttcttggcTATTTTATAGTTGGCCAGCTGGTTAAGAGACTTTACATATTGGTTTATAAGAGGTGGCTTTGA